One stretch of Pelmatolapia mariae isolate MD_Pm_ZW linkage group LG3_W, Pm_UMD_F_2, whole genome shotgun sequence DNA includes these proteins:
- the LOC134624991 gene encoding serine/threonine-protein phosphatase PP1-beta catalytic subunit isoform X2, with protein sequence MAEGELDVDSLISRLLEVRGCRPGKIVQMTEAEVRGLCIKSREIFLSQPILLELEAPLKICGDIHGQYTDLLRLFEYGGFPPEANYLFLGDYVDRGKQSLETICLLLAYKIKYPENFFLLRGNHECASINRIYGFYDECKRRFNIKLWKTFTDCFNCLPIAAIVDEKIFCCHGGLSPDLQSMEQIRRIMRPTDVPDTGLLCDLLWSDPDKDVQGWGENDRGVSFTFGADVVSKFLNRHDLDLICRAHQVVEDGYEFFAKRQLVTLFSAPNYCGEFDNAGGMMSVDETLMCSFQILKPSEKKAKYQYGGMNSGRPVTPPRTAQPPKKR encoded by the exons TGCGAGGATGTCGTCCAGGGAAGATTGTCCAGATGACGGAGGCGGAGGTCCGCGGCCTCTGCATCAAGTCCCGGGAGATCTTCCTCAGTCAGCCAATCCTTTTGGAACTGGAGGCTCCTCTCAAAATCTGTG GTGACATCCACGGACAGTACACAGACCTGCTGAGGCTCTTCGAGTATGGCGGCTTTCCTCCAGAGGCTAACTACCTGTTTCTAGGAGACTACGTGGACAGAGGGAAGCAGTCTCTGGAGACTATCTGCCTGCTGCTGGCATACAAGATCAAATACCCCGAGAACTTCTTCCTGCTCAGGGGCAACCACGAGTGTGCCTCCATCAACCGTATCTACGGCTTCTATGACGAGT GTAAACGCAGATTTAACATCAAGCTGTGGAAAACTTTCACCGACTGCTTCAACTGCCTGCCCATCGCCGCCATCGTGGATGAGAAGATCTTCTGCTGTCACGGAG GCCTCTCTCCtgacctgcagtctatggaGCAGATCAGGCGCATCATGAGACCCACAGACGTGCCAGACACAG GCCTGCTGTGCGACTTGCTCTGGTCTGACCCGGACAAGGACGTCCAGGGCTGGGGAGAGAACGACCGCGGTGTCTCCTTTACCTTTGGAGCTGATGTGGTCAGCAAGTTCCTCAATCGCCATGATCTGGATCTCATCTGTAGAGCCCACCAG GTGGTAGAAGATGGTTATGAGTTCTTTGCCAAGCGGCAGCTTGTGACGCTCTTCTCAGCTCCCAACTACTGTGGAGAGTTCGACAACGCTGGTGGCATGATGAGCGTGGATGAAACCCTGATGTGCTCCTTTCAG ATCCTGAAGCCGTCTGAGAAGAAGGCCAAGTACCAGTATGGAGGGATGAACTCCGGTCGACCCGTCACTCCTCCCCGCACAGCCCAACCTCCAAAGAAACGATGA
- the LOC134624991 gene encoding serine/threonine-protein phosphatase PP1-beta catalytic subunit isoform X1 has protein sequence MWHNQRHSPVDQPVRERGVRGCRPGKIVQMTEAEVRGLCIKSREIFLSQPILLELEAPLKICGDIHGQYTDLLRLFEYGGFPPEANYLFLGDYVDRGKQSLETICLLLAYKIKYPENFFLLRGNHECASINRIYGFYDECKRRFNIKLWKTFTDCFNCLPIAAIVDEKIFCCHGGLSPDLQSMEQIRRIMRPTDVPDTGLLCDLLWSDPDKDVQGWGENDRGVSFTFGADVVSKFLNRHDLDLICRAHQVVEDGYEFFAKRQLVTLFSAPNYCGEFDNAGGMMSVDETLMCSFQILKPSEKKAKYQYGGMNSGRPVTPPRTAQPPKKR, from the exons TGCGAGGATGTCGTCCAGGGAAGATTGTCCAGATGACGGAGGCGGAGGTCCGCGGCCTCTGCATCAAGTCCCGGGAGATCTTCCTCAGTCAGCCAATCCTTTTGGAACTGGAGGCTCCTCTCAAAATCTGTG GTGACATCCACGGACAGTACACAGACCTGCTGAGGCTCTTCGAGTATGGCGGCTTTCCTCCAGAGGCTAACTACCTGTTTCTAGGAGACTACGTGGACAGAGGGAAGCAGTCTCTGGAGACTATCTGCCTGCTGCTGGCATACAAGATCAAATACCCCGAGAACTTCTTCCTGCTCAGGGGCAACCACGAGTGTGCCTCCATCAACCGTATCTACGGCTTCTATGACGAGT GTAAACGCAGATTTAACATCAAGCTGTGGAAAACTTTCACCGACTGCTTCAACTGCCTGCCCATCGCCGCCATCGTGGATGAGAAGATCTTCTGCTGTCACGGAG GCCTCTCTCCtgacctgcagtctatggaGCAGATCAGGCGCATCATGAGACCCACAGACGTGCCAGACACAG GCCTGCTGTGCGACTTGCTCTGGTCTGACCCGGACAAGGACGTCCAGGGCTGGGGAGAGAACGACCGCGGTGTCTCCTTTACCTTTGGAGCTGATGTGGTCAGCAAGTTCCTCAATCGCCATGATCTGGATCTCATCTGTAGAGCCCACCAG GTGGTAGAAGATGGTTATGAGTTCTTTGCCAAGCGGCAGCTTGTGACGCTCTTCTCAGCTCCCAACTACTGTGGAGAGTTCGACAACGCTGGTGGCATGATGAGCGTGGATGAAACCCTGATGTGCTCCTTTCAG ATCCTGAAGCCGTCTGAGAAGAAGGCCAAGTACCAGTATGGAGGGATGAACTCCGGTCGACCCGTCACTCCTCCCCGCACAGCCCAACCTCCAAAGAAACGATGA